The sequence GTCATGGGGATCGATCCGGTGCGCTACCTTGTCCTGCCGCGCGTCGCCTCGGGGATCGTGATGCTCCCGGTCCTCGTTCTCTTTGCCAATTGCATCGCGCTGATGGGAGCGCTCGTGGTCGCCGTGGTCTTTGTCGACCTGTCGGGCGAGGTTTTTCTCAACGGCTTCAAGCTCCTGTTCCGTTCCAAGGATCTCTGGGCCGGTCTGATCAAGGCCGGGATGTTCGGTTTGATCATCGCCCTGATCGGCTGCTATCAGGGTTTCACAACAAAAGGCGGCGCCGAAGGTGTCGGACGCTCCACGACCGGCGCGGTCGTGGTGGCCTCGGTGCTGATACTGATTTCGGATTACTTGATTGCGACGTTCTTGTTTCAGATATGAGAGTGAGTGGTGGCGAGCCGCTATGGAATGGACTGGATGATGGCATGCTTTCAGTATCCCCCCCTGTGATCCCCCCGTCAACGGGGGGATGACTTTGCTCCCTCCCCGCCGGCGGGGAGGGTCGGGGTGGGGGATATTCCGTTGATCCCCGTCCGGTGCTTCGACAATGATCCAGATCCGTGGCCTCACAAAATCGTTCGGTCGGCATCGTGTTCTCGATGCGGTCGATCTCGATGTCGCGCGCGGGGAGACTCTCGTCGTCATCGGACGGTCGGGATGCGGCAAGAGCATCCTGCTCAAGCACGTGGCCGGATTGATGACACCCGATGCGGGCACGGTGGCCATTGACGGTCAGCGGCTGGATCGCCTTGATCGCGGCGGTCTGCTGAAGCTGAGGCTGCGGATGGGGTTTCTGTTTCAATCCGGCGCGCTCTTCGATTCGCTGACCGTGGCGCAGAATGTCGGTCTGGGGTTGACCGAGAACAGCGAGCTTCCCGCCTCAGAGGTCGGTCGCATCGTCGCCGAGCGGCTCGAATGGGTCGGTTTGGCCGGATTGGGAGATCAATATCCCTCGGAATTCTCCGGTGGGATGCGCAAACGCGCCGCGCTGGCGCGGGCGATCGCCATGGACCCCGAGATTGTCCTCTATGATGAACCGACCACCGGTCTTGATCCGGTCACGGCGGAGGGAATCAACGATCTGATCGTGACACTGCGCGAGCACCTACGCGCCACCGCGATCGCGGTCACGCACGACATGAACTCCGCGTTCAAGATCGGCGACCGGATCGCCATGCTGCATGATGGCCGCATCGTCTTCTCCGGTTCGGTCGAAGCGGCGCGCGCATCGGATGATCCCCTGTTGCGCCAATTCGTCACCGGCGGCACCGAAGGGCCGCTGGTGGCGTTGTAACCCGCAAATCCGTATCATTCCACCACCGGTAGGGGCGGTTGGCGAACCGCCCGCGAGCGTGTCGATGAAATCCGCCGCCACCAAGACCTTCTATGCCTGCTCCGGGTGCGGTTCGGTCTTTGCCCGCTGGCAGGGACAGTGCCCTGAATGTGGGGCTTGGGATACCCTCCATGAAGAGAGAGAGACCGGCCGAACCGGCGCCGTTCGCAGCAAAGGGACATCGAAAGCGCCGCAGACCAGCGCACTGGCCGATGTTCCGGCCGATACGGTGGGCGTCATCGCCAGCGGCATCGGTGAATTCGACAATGTCCTCGGCGGCGGCGCGGTTCCGGGGTCGACAGTCTTGGTCGGCGGCGAGCCGGGCATCGGTAAGTCGACGCTGCTGCTTCAGGTGGCGGCGCGGATGGCGCAGCGCGGCATCGCCACGCTCTATGTCTCCGGTGAGGAATCGGCGGCGCAGATCAAGGGACGCGCCGATCGGCTGGGGCTGTGTTCCGATCTTCATCTTCTGATCGAGACCGACTTGGCGGCGATCCTGGCCGCTCTCGATCACGCGCCGGAGAAGTTCGGCGCCGTCATCATCGATTCGATCCAGACGACATTTGACCGGCAATGGCAGAGCCCGCCCGGGACTGTCTCGCAGGTGCGGGAATGTGCGGCGGCGATCTCGGAATGGGCGCGACGGGCCCAGGCGGCGGCGTTTCTCGTTGGGCATGTCACCAAGGACGGTTTCATCGCCGGGCCAAAGGTGTTGGAGCATCTGGTCGACACGGTCCTGCAATTCGAAGGGGACCGACGGCAATGGATCAGGATTCTTCGCTGTCTCAAGAATCGCTATGGCTCGACGCACGAGGTCGGCCTGTTCGAGATGGCCGAGACCGGCCTTTCGGAAGTCATCGATCCCTCCGGTCATTTCCTCCCCAGTGGTCTGGGGGCGGTTCCGGCACCGGGCACCGCGGTCGCGGTTGCCATCGAGGGGCGACGTCCCCTCTTATTGGAAGTGCAGGCATTGGTCGGGCAGGGGACCGGCGGCAATGTGCCGCAGCGTGTGGTCTCCGGCTTGGACCCGCGCCGCGCCGCCATCCTGATCGCGATCCTGCACAATGTCGCCGGGCTGCCGTTGTCGGGACGCGATGTCTATCTCAACATCACCGGCGGGTACGCCACCGATGAGCCCGCCGTCGATCTGGCGGGCGCGGTCGCCATCGCGTCCTCGGCGCGGAAGCAGGCGGCGCCCGGATACACCGTCTTCATTGGTGAAGTCGGTCTGGGCGGCGAGATTCGCGGCGTCCCCCAACTTAAGAAACGTCTGATCGAAGCGGAGAAGATCGGCTGCCGCACGGCCGTGGTTCCGGCGGCCAACAGCCGCGAGCTGGCCTATGGGGGAGAATTGGAGCTGCAACCGGTCTTCCGTCTCGCGCAGGCGCTGGAGGTGCTCTGAGCACACTGGCGAGGGACAAGCGTGGCCCTGACCTTGAGGCGTGTTGAGAAACCGGCGAGATCGTCACAGGACGCTGCCGCCTTCTTCATAGACCCGGACCAAGGTCCGGGCCACAAGTACGAGTGATTCCCGCACACAACGATAGTCGGAGTGGCGAGTGTGGCCCTGACCTTGGCCAGGGTGGAGAGAGCGACCCGGCGGCTCGACTCCGTTTCTCCGTGGATGCCGCCGATGGCTCGGCGCGGGCCGGAACCATCGTCATCAACGGCCGGCGGATCGAAACCCCGGTCTTCATGCCGGTCGGCACCGCCGGGTCTGTGAAGGCGCTTCCACCGCACGATGTGGAATCGCTGGGCGCAACCATCTGCCTCGGCAACACCTATCACTTGTACTTGCGTCCGGGAGCAGAGGTGATTCGGGGGGCGGGTGGATTGCACAGGTTCATCGGCTGGAATGGTGCCATCCTGACCGATTCCGGCGGCTTTCAGGTCTTCAGTCTCCAGGAATTGCGTCGTGTCACAGCCGAAGGCGTTCGCTTTCGGTCGCACCTCGACGGGTCCGAGCACTTGTTCACGCCGGAGAGTGTCGTCGATTTCCAGTTCGAGTTGGGTGTCGACATCGCCATGGTTCTCGATGTCTGCTCGCCCTACCCCGCAAGCCACTCGGACGCGGCGGCTGACCTCGAGGTAACACTGGGATGGGCAGCCCGGAGCCGGGATCGCCATCGGTCGGCAGTCGATTATACCACAACGGCTTTGTTCGGTATTGTTCAAGGATCAGTTTATGAGGATCTTCGTCGCCATTCGGCGCGGGCCCTGCTCGCTTGTGGCTTCGATGGTTATGCCATCGGTGGTCTCTCGGTCGGGGAACCCAAAGAGGCGATGTGGGAGATGACCGAAGCGACGGTGGCGGAACTGCCCGATGTTAGGCCGCGCTACCTGATGGGCGTGGGCACACCGGAGGACCTCATCATGGGCATTGAGCGGGGAATCGACATGTTCGACTGTGTGCTGCCGACGCGGAACGCCCGGAATGGGACCGCGTTCACGTCCCATGGTCCCGTTCCGGTCAAGGCCGCGCGATATGCCCGCGATTTCGATCCCCTGGATCCCGAATGCGACTGCCTGACCTGCCGCCGCCACAGCCGCGCGTATATCCGACACCTGTTCAATGCCGGTGAAATCTCCGCAATGATGTTGACGACACGACATAATTTGCATTTCTACCTGACGATCGTGCGCCGGGCACGGCGGGCGATAATGGACGGGAGGTGGCAGATTTTCGCCCGTGAGTTTCTGGCTGCCTATGCCGAAGGGGATTCGGCGGCGACCCAATGACGATGCGAGCTCTTACGATTCTGCCCGGACCGGGGCGCAAGGAGGATGCGTGAACATGTTCTGGCCGGCGATGGCACCGCCCCCTTCGGGGGAAGGTTCGTCGCCCAACCCGATTTTGACGTTCCTGCCGTTTGTTCTGATGATCGTTGTGGTCTGGTTCCTGCTGATTCGGCCCCAGCGCAAGCGTCAGAAGGAACACCAGGCGATGCTGACGCAGTTGTCCAAGGGCGACCGCGTGGTCACCAATTCCGGCATGTTCGGGACGATTGTCGGCATGAGTGACAATACGGTCACATTGCGGGTTGGGGATGACTCCCGCAGCGAGACAAAGATCGAGTTCCTGAAGTCGGCGATTGCCGGCAAGGTCGACGCCCGTTAAGACGCTCCCCTCTTATTCTCCTCCCATGGGCGATAAGCTCGGCGACGACATCCTTCTCTATGGCGATCCGGTGCTGCGCCGGGTCGCCGCCCAGGTGTCGGGCTTCGACGGGTCGCTGCGGCTGTTGGCCGAGCGCCTCCTGCGTATTCAGACGCGCGAGCGTGCCATCGGCGTGGCGGCCAACCAGATCGGCGCGGAGTGGAGCGTCTTTTCCGTGGATGAGGGGATGATCCGTCGCGGCGGCGCCGCCGAGGTGCTGGTCAATCCGGTGGTGGCGGCGACCGATGGCGAGGTGATCACTGAGGAGGGTTGCCTCTGTTTCCCGGGGATCTTCATCGAAGTGGCGCGTCCACGCTGGGTGGCGATTCGCGCCTTCGATTGTGACGGTCGACCCGTTGAACGCGAAGCCGAGGGGATGCTCGCACGGGCCTACCTCCATGAGATCGATCACCTGCAGGGGCGGTTGTTCATCGACCGCGTCGATCCCCCGACGAGACGCCTTGTGCTGGAGCGCATGCGGGCTTTCACGTCGAAGAGCGAACGGCCGGGCAATCGACGGTGACGGGCACGGCACGCCGCGTCCTGTACAAGACCTCGCGGGGATTGCGAGGTTGTGACGCGAGCTTGCGATACATCATGATGCTACGTCCGGGACCGTAGGGGCACGGCGTGCCGTGCCCGCGGAGCGCTCCCGACGTTGGTGATGGCGGTTCGCTTCTTGCGGCCGCTGAGAATGGACTTCAGGATCGTGAACGTCGTCTTCTTCGGCACTGCTTCCTTCGGCCTGCCCACATTGGCCGCGATCAACGCGTCGGATCGCCACCGGTTGATCGGTTTGGTCACTGGGATGGACAAGCCGAAGGGGAGAGGGCAGCACCTGACACCGACTCCGGTCGGCCGATGGGCCATGGACGTGGGCTTGGCGCCGGTCCTTAAGCCCGAGCGTTTGGGCGCACCAGACTTCATCACCGCGCTGCGAACACTCCCGGCCGATGTCTATGTGGTCGTGGCCTTTCGCATTCTCCCGGAATCGGTCTTTACAATCCCGCGGTATGCCCTTAATCTCCACGCGTCCCTGCTGCCCGCCTATCGCGGGGCGGCACCGATTCAGCGGGCGCTGATGGCGGGAGAGACGCAAACCGGTGTGACGACATTCCTGCTGGCGAAGACCGTGGACTCTGGCGCCGTGCTGGTCCAAAGGACAACCGACATCGATCCCGACGAGAACGCCGGGCAACTCGCCGATCGTCTGGCGCACCTCGGGGCGGAAGCGGTGATCGCGACGCTCGACCTGTTGGCCACGGGTCAAGCACGGCCCCTCCCTCAAGATGACGCGCGCACCTCGCAGGCACCGAAGATCACCTCCGCCGACCTGTGCCTCGATCTGACCGGTAGCGCCACTGAGGCCATCAACCGCATTCGTGCTCTGGCACCCGAGCCCGGAGCCGTCGTCCGGATCGGCGGACAGGTGTTGAAGGTTCTCGCGCTCAGATATGCCGGTCCCCGGCAACCCGAGGATCAGCCGGGTGAAATCGTCCTGGCCGATCCGCGCCAGGGTATAATCGTGGCGACCGCCGATGGTCGTGTCGCCATTGAGCGGCTCCAGGCTCCGGGGAAACGGGCACAAACGGGGGCCGAATTCGTACGCGGACATCGTATCCAACGAAATGACCGCATCGCGCCGCCGGCCTGATGGGCCCCGGCAAAGGACGGACTGACAAGAGCATGACCGAAGAGAATCCCGAGAAACCACCGCGCACACGCCGGCCACAGCGTACACGTACACAAAAACCCCGTCGCCCTCGTTGGGAAGCGCCTCCCGTCGATCTGCCGCCGGTCAAGAAAGAAATCATCATCAATGTCGGCGAGGCCGAGACCCGCATCGCCATCCAGGAGGATGGGAAGCTGGTCGAGTTGTTCTATGAGCGTCCCGAAGACACGAAGTTGGCGGGGAGCATCTACAAGGGAATCGTCACCTCCGTCTTTCCCGGGATGCAGGCGGCGTTCGTGGAGCTGGGCGAGGCGCGCACCGGCTTCCTGCACGGGTCTGACATCGGCCGTTTTGGGGACGACGATTTCGACAGCGAATCCGAGGACGAGGGCGAGCCGCCCCATGATCTGGTGAAAAAAGGGAAGCGCACAGCGATCGAATCGGTCGTCAAGAAAGACCAGGTCCTCCTGGTGCAGGTGGTCAAAGAGCCGCTGGGGACCAAGGGGGCGCGCCTGACGACCAATGTCTCGCTTCCCGGCCGCTTCGTCGTCTTGGTTCCGGATGACACGCACGTCCGCGTCTCCAAGCGAATCCAGAACTGGGCCGAGCGCCGCCGTCTCAAGACCGTGCTCGAACCCCTGCGTCCCGAGGGATGCGGACTCATTGCCCGCACCGAATCGGAGGGGGCGACCGAAAAGGACTTCAAGAGCGACATCAAGGACCTACTAAAGACCTGGAAGCAGATCCGCAAGGATGCCGACAAGAAGCGCGCCCCGGCCTGTCTCTACCGCGAGCTGGACATCACCGGCTCGATGATGCGCGACATCTTCTCCGACGAGGTGGTCCGGCTGGTCGTCGACGACAAGAAACTGTACAAGGAAATCGTCGGCTATTGCCGCAAGGTGGCGCCGGAACTGAAGGAACGCATCGAGCACTACGACGGCGAGGTGCCGATCTTCGACCTG comes from Candidatus Zixiibacteriota bacterium and encodes:
- a CDS encoding ABC transporter ATP-binding protein, with product MIQIRGLTKSFGRHRVLDAVDLDVARGETLVVIGRSGCGKSILLKHVAGLMTPDAGTVAIDGQRLDRLDRGGLLKLRLRMGFLFQSGALFDSLTVAQNVGLGLTENSELPASEVGRIVAERLEWVGLAGLGDQYPSEFSGGMRKRAALARAIAMDPEIVLYDEPTTGLDPVTAEGINDLIVTLREHLRATAIAVTHDMNSAFKIGDRIAMLHDGRIVFSGSVEAARASDDPLLRQFVTGGTEGPLVAL
- the radA gene encoding DNA repair protein RadA codes for the protein MKSAATKTFYACSGCGSVFARWQGQCPECGAWDTLHEERETGRTGAVRSKGTSKAPQTSALADVPADTVGVIASGIGEFDNVLGGGAVPGSTVLVGGEPGIGKSTLLLQVAARMAQRGIATLYVSGEESAAQIKGRADRLGLCSDLHLLIETDLAAILAALDHAPEKFGAVIIDSIQTTFDRQWQSPPGTVSQVRECAAAISEWARRAQAAAFLVGHVTKDGFIAGPKVLEHLVDTVLQFEGDRRQWIRILRCLKNRYGSTHEVGLFEMAETGLSEVIDPSGHFLPSGLGAVPAPGTAVAVAIEGRRPLLLEVQALVGQGTGGNVPQRVVSGLDPRRAAILIAILHNVAGLPLSGRDVYLNITGGYATDEPAVDLAGAVAIASSARKQAAPGYTVFIGEVGLGGEIRGVPQLKKRLIEAEKIGCRTAVVPAANSRELAYGGELELQPVFRLAQALEVL
- the tgt gene encoding tRNA guanosine(34) transglycosylase Tgt, whose protein sequence is MIPAHNDSRSGECGPDLGQGGESDPAARLRFSVDAADGSARAGTIVINGRRIETPVFMPVGTAGSVKALPPHDVESLGATICLGNTYHLYLRPGAEVIRGAGGLHRFIGWNGAILTDSGGFQVFSLQELRRVTAEGVRFRSHLDGSEHLFTPESVVDFQFELGVDIAMVLDVCSPYPASHSDAAADLEVTLGWAARSRDRHRSAVDYTTTALFGIVQGSVYEDLRRHSARALLACGFDGYAIGGLSVGEPKEAMWEMTEATVAELPDVRPRYLMGVGTPEDLIMGIERGIDMFDCVLPTRNARNGTAFTSHGPVPVKAARYARDFDPLDPECDCLTCRRHSRAYIRHLFNAGEISAMMLTTRHNLHFYLTIVRRARRAIMDGRWQIFAREFLAAYAEGDSAATQ
- the yajC gene encoding preprotein translocase subunit YajC, whose amino-acid sequence is MFWPAMAPPPSGEGSSPNPILTFLPFVLMIVVVWFLLIRPQRKRQKEHQAMLTQLSKGDRVVTNSGMFGTIVGMSDNTVTLRVGDDSRSETKIEFLKSAIAGKVDAR
- the def gene encoding peptide deformylase is translated as MGDKLGDDILLYGDPVLRRVAAQVSGFDGSLRLLAERLLRIQTRERAIGVAANQIGAEWSVFSVDEGMIRRGGAAEVLVNPVVAATDGEVITEEGCLCFPGIFIEVARPRWVAIRAFDCDGRPVEREAEGMLARAYLHEIDHLQGRLFIDRVDPPTRRLVLERMRAFTSKSERPGNRR
- the fmt gene encoding methionyl-tRNA formyltransferase, which produces MAVRFLRPLRMDFRIVNVVFFGTASFGLPTLAAINASDRHRLIGLVTGMDKPKGRGQHLTPTPVGRWAMDVGLAPVLKPERLGAPDFITALRTLPADVYVVVAFRILPESVFTIPRYALNLHASLLPAYRGAAPIQRALMAGETQTGVTTFLLAKTVDSGAVLVQRTTDIDPDENAGQLADRLAHLGAEAVIATLDLLATGQARPLPQDDARTSQAPKITSADLCLDLTGSATEAINRIRALAPEPGAVVRIGGQVLKVLALRYAGPRQPEDQPGEIVLADPRQGIIVATADGRVAIERLQAPGKRAQTGAEFVRGHRIQRNDRIAPPA
- a CDS encoding Rne/Rng family ribonuclease, with the translated sequence MTEENPEKPPRTRRPQRTRTQKPRRPRWEAPPVDLPPVKKEIIINVGEAETRIAIQEDGKLVELFYERPEDTKLAGSIYKGIVTSVFPGMQAAFVELGEARTGFLHGSDIGRFGDDDFDSESEDEGEPPHDLVKKGKRTAIESVVKKDQVLLVQVVKEPLGTKGARLTTNVSLPGRFVVLVPDDTHVRVSKRIQNWAERRRLKTVLEPLRPEGCGLIARTESEGATEKDFKSDIKDLLKTWKQIRKDADKKRAPACLYRELDITGSMMRDIFSDEVVRLVVDDKKLYKEIVGYCRKVAPELKERIEHYDGEVPIFDLYNVEAEIEKMMERKVWFKRGSFLVIDQTEAMVTIDVNTGRYVGKTSQEDTILRANLQAAQEVARQVRLRDIGGLIIVDFIDMMHHANRRRVYEEFKLAFARDKAKNSIAPISEYGLIEMTRQRIRPSITTALTSPCPTCEGTGRVLSTETLAAKLERWFTRARVATDVRRFLLVLHPHQAEYLQEEKEVRLKRLRKIAKREIILETDQLLAPDKYRIFSAEDGVELTDAFNPRATKSGNA